ATACCTTTGGCGAGGAGTTGGAGCACTTCATCTTCGCGCGATGTCAGCGGCTCCGGCAGGGATGCCAAGGGGGCGCTGCTGATTGAAATGGCATCCAACGCAAAGGCGGGGTCCAATACGATGAGTCCATTGGAAATGGCAAATAAAGCGCTGACTAGCGTTTCTGGGTCTCGTTCTCGCAGCAGCAGCCCATAACTTTCAAATTGTATCAGCGTGCCGAGCACGGCGTTGGCGTCATCTTCATTGGGGAGTAACGCCGCAATAGGGAGTGCGCTGTCAACAAGGGGGGCGATATAGGGTAGTGCTTTTGAAGGTGACCAGCCAAGATCATAGAGGATAATATCCGGCGCATAAATAGGTAGGTCCTCCGCCAGATTAGGGCCACCGCTGATCTGGCCGACGATATCGCAGTCTGTTTCTGTTTCTAATAATGTGGTGAGGCCGGTACGGGCCAGTAAGTCATCCGCGATGACGAGTATTCGCAGCATAGCGCAGCCTGAAGCATAAATGGGTCTGCTGCTATCCTACCGCGCCAATTATCGGAATCACGTTAATTGCTTTTTGATTGCATCAATTGATTGGGCCTGCTTGCTTTTATGACTGCACTTTGACGACGCGGCCCTCTGCGGCGCGCGTCATGCGGTCTCTGATTGCAAGGCCAAGGCCGCCTTCTTCTGGTGCACGGGCCAGGATGATATCGACATTGAGGTTATCTAGCTCCCGTAGGGCAGCATAGAGCCGTGCCGCGGTGGTGCTTTCATCGTCGCCCAGCGTTGCAATGCTGACGGGCAAATCTTCGAAGCGGCTAACATCCCCATTGGGTAGCAAGAGGCCCACACGATCATTATTCTCTAGATGGCCTTCTGCGATGCGGTGAATATGGGGTAGTACAATCTCGCGCGGCCCATCATAGACGGTCAGTTGGGCTTGTGGGGCGTAATGCTTCGATAGCGTCCCCGGTGATGGGGCAATACCATCTTCTTCGATATAAAGTGGCGTGTACTGCACATCCGGGATGATGTCGCGCAGTGCTTCCAGCGGAATACCGCCAGGGCGTAACAGGGTTGGTATTGCGGATGTTAAATCAAGGATCGTGGATTCTACGCCAATATCCGTGTTGCCGCCATCCAGCACCACATCGACATGCCCGCCCAGATCGGCCAGGACGTGTTCAGCGCGGGTCGGGCTTGGCCTGCTGAATCGGTTGGCGCTGGGTGCACCAATGGGCACGCCAGAAGCGCGCAGCAAGCTGAGCGCAATCGGGTGGTTCGGTATACGGACCGCGACCGTATCGCGTTGAGCAGTCACATTCCCAGGGACATCTCGGTGTTTTTTCATGATGAGCGTCAGCGGGCCGGGCCAGAATGCTTCTGCGAGCTGGCCGACCAGATCAGGCACGTCACTTGCCACTATGCCAATATCGTCTGGCTCAGCCAGATGCACGATGATCGGGTCATTGGCTGGGCGCTGTTTGGCTTCAAAAATATGGCTGATTGCATCCGCATCAAGCGCGTTCGCCCCTAATCCGTAGACCGTTTCTGTGGGGAATGCCACCAGGCCACCGGCACGCAGGATGTCGCTCGCCAGGGCGATTGTCTCTGGTGACGGATCGTCTCTTTCAACGTGGGCGATGAGTGTTTCTGCCGTATAAGGCATATGCATATCCTAGTTGTGTATGTGCTGCATTGTGCTGGCACCAAGCCATTTTAACGCAAGGCATCTTCGACCATCATAACAAGATTTGGTGGGATGTCATCTGCAGGGGCGAACCGATTCATAAATTGCAGCCAGATGAGCATGCCAATGAAGAGAGCCGCGGCGATGAGCATCATCATGATGGTGCTCAGACCGAACAATATCAGCACGATATACGGAATCACCATCAAGAAGAGCACTAGAAAAGCCACTACCAGTGCCAGCCAGACGAGCGTGCCATCATGCTCGTGCATGGTACAGTCAACGCGCGTTAGCGTACCTTCCCATCGGCGTAAGGTGCCCTTGCCCGTCACACGGATTTGCCCGTGCTCATAAAAGCGCAGCAAAAAATTTACCTGATCGCTGCTGTGATGCACAATATCGACACGCAAGTTATGATGATGCAGCTGCTTCAGCCGCAGGAGGCACTGTTCAATAGGGCGCTGCGTGAGGAATGCCGCATGATCGGGGCGATTTTTCCGTTTGGGTGTCATGGCGGTTGATGTGCCTGTGAATCGGACAGTTTCAGTATCATCATACTGCATTTTGGGCTTATGGGGTGGGGTTTCGTTGTCGAGGGTGTTGTTCCCTGGGCTAAATCGCCACTGGCTTGTGCAATCTGCCAAGTTTTAATCATCAATAGATAAGGCATACTGTACAATAAAGGATAGGATATAAACAGATTATTGAAAAAGAGGTTTTTATGATCGTTGGCATTCCCCAGGAAGTTAAAACAGATGAATACCGCGTATCCCTGCCGCCAGATGGTGTCAGTGAGTTAGTGCGTCATGGGCATAAGGTCCTTGTCCAGAGTGGTGCAGGGGTTGGCAGTGGCTTCCTTGATGAAGAATATGCCGCTGCCGGGGCCACGCTCTATATGGATGTGGATAGCCTATGGCAGGAATCCCAGATGATCGTCAAGGTTAAGGAGCCACAGGCCAGCGAATATGGCTACCTGCGGCCAGACCTTATCCTCTTTACCTATTTGCATCTGGCCGCCGATGAAAAGCTGACGCAGGCCATGGTCGATAGTGGGGTGTCTGGCGTCGCCTACGAGACGGTGGAAGATCAGGAAGGCCGTTTGCCACTATTGGAGCCGATGAGCGAAGTTGCAGGCCGTATGGCCGCCCAGGTCGTCGCCGCCTATCTGACGCGACCCCAACAGGGCCGGGGCGTGTTGATGGGGGGCGTCCCAGGCGTGCAGCCCGCGCATGTCGTCGTGCTGGGTGGCGGCACCGTTGGCACGAATGCCGCTCGTATTGCACTCGGTATGGGGGCCGAAGTGACGCTTCTCGATATTAACCTGGAACGCCTGCGTTACCTGGATGAAATTATGCCGGGTAAATTCAGTACGCTTTATTCGAATACGGCCAACATCATCCACAGTATCCAGACGGCGGATGCGATCATTGGTAGTGTGCTTATCGCGGGGGCACGTGCGCCTAAGCTCATTACGCGCGACATGCTCAGCCTCATGCCGGATCACAGCGTGATTGTGGATGTTGCTGTAGACCAGGGTGGTTGTGTAGAAACCACGCACCCGACCACACATAGTGATCCGATCTTCTTTGTGGATGGTGTGCTGCACTATGGCGTTGCCAATATGCCGGGGGCTGTTCCGCGCACATCCAGCCAAGCGCTTTCCAACGCGACGCTCCGTTATATTCTGCGGATTGCCGATAAAGGGTTGGAAGAGGCACTGGCATCCGATGGTGGCCTGATGAAGGGCCTGAATGTGCATCATGGCAGCGTGACATACGCCGCCGTTGCGGATGCCTTCAGCATGCGTTACCAGGCCCCAGATGTGGCCCTGCACGAGGACATTGCTCTTACCATCTAGATTTTCCGTTGATAACTTTTGCTTAATGAAATCAATAGAGGCACGGCCTGGCTGTGCCTCTATTTCTTGATATTCCCGCTGCTACAACCCATGTTGATGCAATCTAGAGCGGTTGTTGAATTTTCTCTTCGTAGAATTCATCCCATGCTTGCTGGAACTGTCGCTGGCTTTTATATACGATGTCGCCGCCTTCGTTGCTGATCTGTAGGGCCGGGGCTTTGACGTGGTCTGCCAGTGCCTTGCGGATGAAGACGAGCATCGCATGCGCTTCTAGCGCGGCATGATAGCGATGCCCGAACCACGATGAAACAAAGAGCATGGTGCTCATTGCGATGATGATGGCTGGCGGCCATGGCATATAGATAATCAGAGAACTGAAGAAGATGGGTAGGACGATCGCCTCAAGGGCATATTGACCGCGGATGTGTGCCCGTAAATGCAAGTTGGTGTTATCGTCGTCTGCATCAAAGTGCCCATGCAGCACGGCATACGTGCCCATACGCCGCCGATAATAGCCCGTCTTGATGCGCGTCGTGGTCATCTTAAAGGATTGCGCTTTCCCTGGCTGGAAGAAATAACGCCGCCCCTGGGCGAATAGATCGCGGAATTCTAAGCGCTTGACGTTAGGACGGGCCGTCTGTTGGAGGATGTACAGGCAGTTGCCAGGAGATGGCTCCAATTGTAACTCTTGCTCCGGCAGCAAGGACCATAGCTGTGCAATGGTCGCTTTAAAGAGCGCCCTGGCCCAGGGTTGGTTGCTAAGCGGCAAGCTCACCATCGTCTTTATATCGGCTCTGCGACAACAATCAGGCGTTCGAGGTAGGTATCCTGGAAGAAATCATAACTTCCACATGTGATGAGCGTCAGACGATCACTCGTTGTGGGCTTAATGGGTTGCAGGTTATCGGGCGTTGTGCTGCTGATATTCGTGATGACATAACGACGTTCTCGCTCCGGCGAGATGACGACGATAATATCATTCACCTTCAGTTCATTCAGGTTTGCGAATACTCCCCGGCGGCCATCTCCCAATTCGACATGCCCACTCAAGACCACATTCCCAGGGTCATTAATCCATGCTGTGCCCTGCAAATGGCCGACATTTTCCCCTAATTGGCTAACGTCCCAGCTCGTACCGGATAGATAGGCCTGTACAACGGGCGCATACACACCAGCGCTTGGGATGAACAGGGATGTACCTTCTGGTATTTCCGGCAGGTAATCCTGTATATTCACCTGTCCAGGCTCCGTGGCCGTATCAGAAGGGGTATCCGGTAGGGTTTCTGTGGGCATAGGCGGTATGGTGGGCATATCTGTTGCTGTGCTGGCTGAAAGTGCGGAATCGACCTGTGTGAGAGGCTCGGTTTCTACAGTGGGTTGCACTGCTACTTCCGTAGCAGGTGAAGCCTCTGCAGCAGGTAGAGCATCCGGCTCATTATCCATAATAGAGAACACAACGCCAATAATAACGGCAATAACAATCACGACCAATAAAGTCGACCCAGAAGAGCGGCGACGACGCCCGTACATAACGATCCCCGAAAAGCATATGTTGAAATGACATGGTGCTGTTGATGTATTGCTGCGATGCTGTAGCGATCACAGGTAGTTGTGATGCATCAGCACCCCACACAGCAAGCCTATTATAGTCGCAAGCGTTGCGTATGAACCATCAATTTATCTAGATTGATGTTAACTAAGCGATCTGTGATGGTTTTCACATATGAGGCCGATACTTGACACTACAACAGGCGGCGTTTTGGCAGTACTGTGACAATAAAATCATGAGCTGCCATACAAGGGAGCAAGAAAATGATTTGGAAAAAGAATGTTATTACCGCTGAGGCCGCTGCACATAAAATTCGTTCCGGGCAGCGTGTCTTTCTTACAGGCAACTGTTCAACCCCGCAAGCCTTCTTAAACGCCCTCCTTGCACGCCACGAAGAATTACAAGAAGTCGAACTCGTCCAGTTGCTTGGTTTTGGTCCGGGGGATTACATCACGCCAGAGATTGCCCAGCATATCCGCGTGAACAATCTCTTCATCCCACCCAATATGCGTGGCCCAATCGCGGAAGGCCTTGCTGATTTTACACCGGTCTTCCTCTCGGAAATTCCGCGTTTATTCCGTACGGGCCGCCTGGTGCTGGATGTTGCTGTTTTGCACGTCAGCCCGCCGGATGAACACGGTTATTGTTCTTACGGCGTTGAGGTGGGGGTTAGTAAGAGTGCGGCAGAGACGGCTGGCCTCGTCATCGCAGAAGTCAACCCAAATATGCCGCGTACCCTGGGCGATAGTTTTATCCACGTCAGCCAGATTGATTATTTCATCAAAGTTGATTATGAACTGCCTGAAATAGTTGCGCCCCCGGCGAATGAGACCCAACAAGCCATCGCCACCTTCATCGCGGAACATGTGCCGGATGCAGCCACATTGCAGATGGGGATCGGTGGCATCCCTGACGCTGTGCTGCGCCAACTGACCGGACACAAAAACCTGGGCATTCATACAGAGCTATTCAGTGATGGCGTGATGGATATGATAGAAACAGGCGTCATTACCAATGCTCGCAAGTCGATCCACCCTGGTAAAGTGGTGGCTGGCTTCGTCTTAGGCTCCAGAGCATTGTTTACATATATTCATAACAACCCCATCTTTGAAATGCACCCCACAGAATATGTGAATGATCCTTTCGTTATCGCGCAAAATGAACGCATGGTCAGTATCAACAGCGCCCTTGAAGTTGATCTGACGGGCCAGGTCTGTGCGGATAGCATTGGCACGCGTTTTTACAGCGGGGTAGGCGGTCAGATTGATTTCGTCCGTGGAGCGTCGCGTAGCAATGGCGGCAAGACGTTTATCGCTTTGCCCAGTACGGCGCGGGATGGCAAAGTATCGCGGATTGTGCCGTACCTTGCCCAGGGCGCCGGTGTGACGACCTCGCGTAATGATGTGCATATGATCGTCACAGAGTATGGTGTGGCGGATTTATACGGCCGTACGATTCGTGAACGGGTGCATTCTCTCGTCAACATCGCGCACCCAGATTTTAGGGAAGAATTGCTTGCGTATGCCCGCCAGCAGAACTACATTCCGCAAATCTATAGTATGGCCTGAAGCGTCATATATTGACCCTTTGTAACCCTTAGAAATTAGAATTATTGTGAAAATACCCCCTGGGAATAGGGGGTATTTTTAATGGATTTTATATAGAACAAATGTTATAATTTGGGTGTTGCAGAATCACGTTTAGAAAGGCGTGTGGGATGAAACCAATCCACATCAAATCACTACAGAGGAAGAGCCGCCAACTTATGGCACGCCCTATCAATCACAATACGTTGGTTGTAGAAAGCGTGACGAATCCACTGGCGAATCACGTCGTCACGGTGCAGTTCGATGATGATCATCATGTTCATGCACGTTGTACGTGCCCATGGGCTGTCCACAATGGGGTAGCCTGCACACATGTCATCGCTGCTTTGCAGTACCTTGCGCAGATCAAAGGGCGTCGCCTTAGCTTCTGGCTAACAGAAGAAGAAGCCGAGCGCCAGAAGCACCGCCGCTTCTACCTTTCCGGCCAGGCTGAGCATGACGGCGTATGGAT
The Phototrophicus methaneseepsis DNA segment above includes these coding regions:
- a CDS encoding LuxR C-terminal-related transcriptional regulator codes for the protein MLRILVIADDLLARTGLTTLLETETDCDIVGQISGGPNLAEDLPIYAPDIILYDLGWSPSKALPYIAPLVDSALPIAALLPNEDDANAVLGTLIQFESYGLLLRERDPETLVSALFAISNGLIVLDPAFALDAISISSAPLASLPEPLTSREDEVLQLLAKGMTNKAIALDLGITDHTVKFHVNAIMSKLGAQSRTEAVVQATRAGLIVL
- a CDS encoding L-threonylcarbamoyladenylate synthase, whose protein sequence is MPYTAETLIAHVERDDPSPETIALASDILRAGGLVAFPTETVYGLGANALDADAISHIFEAKQRPANDPIIVHLAEPDDIGIVASDVPDLVGQLAEAFWPGPLTLIMKKHRDVPGNVTAQRDTVAVRIPNHPIALSLLRASGVPIGAPSANRFSRPSPTRAEHVLADLGGHVDVVLDGGNTDIGVESTILDLTSAIPTLLRPGGIPLEALRDIIPDVQYTPLYIEEDGIAPSPGTLSKHYAPQAQLTVYDGPREIVLPHIHRIAEGHLENNDRVGLLLPNGDVSRFEDLPVSIATLGDDESTTAARLYAALRELDNLNVDIILARAPEEGGLGLAIRDRMTRAAEGRVVKVQS
- the ald gene encoding alanine dehydrogenase, which encodes MIVGIPQEVKTDEYRVSLPPDGVSELVRHGHKVLVQSGAGVGSGFLDEEYAAAGATLYMDVDSLWQESQMIVKVKEPQASEYGYLRPDLILFTYLHLAADEKLTQAMVDSGVSGVAYETVEDQEGRLPLLEPMSEVAGRMAAQVVAAYLTRPQQGRGVLMGGVPGVQPAHVVVLGGGTVGTNAARIALGMGAEVTLLDINLERLRYLDEIMPGKFSTLYSNTANIIHSIQTADAIIGSVLIAGARAPKLITRDMLSLMPDHSVIVDVAVDQGGCVETTHPTTHSDPIFFVDGVLHYGVANMPGAVPRTSSQALSNATLRYILRIADKGLEEALASDGGLMKGLNVHHGSVTYAAVADAFSMRYQAPDVALHEDIALTI
- a CDS encoding sortase → MYGRRRRSSGSTLLVVIVIAVIIGVVFSIMDNEPDALPAAEASPATEVAVQPTVETEPLTQVDSALSASTATDMPTIPPMPTETLPDTPSDTATEPGQVNIQDYLPEIPEGTSLFIPSAGVYAPVVQAYLSGTSWDVSQLGENVGHLQGTAWINDPGNVVLSGHVELGDGRRGVFANLNELKVNDIIVVISPERERRYVITNISSTTPDNLQPIKPTTSDRLTLITCGSYDFFQDTYLERLIVVAEPI
- a CDS encoding acetyl-CoA hydrolase/transferase family protein codes for the protein MIWKKNVITAEAAAHKIRSGQRVFLTGNCSTPQAFLNALLARHEELQEVELVQLLGFGPGDYITPEIAQHIRVNNLFIPPNMRGPIAEGLADFTPVFLSEIPRLFRTGRLVLDVAVLHVSPPDEHGYCSYGVEVGVSKSAAETAGLVIAEVNPNMPRTLGDSFIHVSQIDYFIKVDYELPEIVAPPANETQQAIATFIAEHVPDAATLQMGIGGIPDAVLRQLTGHKNLGIHTELFSDGVMDMIETGVITNARKSIHPGKVVAGFVLGSRALFTYIHNNPIFEMHPTEYVNDPFVIAQNERMVSINSALEVDLTGQVCADSIGTRFYSGVGGQIDFVRGASRSNGGKTFIALPSTARDGKVSRIVPYLAQGAGVTTSRNDVHMIVTEYGVADLYGRTIRERVHSLVNIAHPDFREELLAYARQQNYIPQIYSMA
- a CDS encoding SWIM zinc finger family protein yields the protein MARPINHNTLVVESVTNPLANHVVTVQFDDDHHVHARCTCPWAVHNGVACTHVIAALQYLAQIKGRRLSFWLTEEEAERQKHRRFYLSGQAEHDGVWITSRPG